A single region of the Candidatus Binatia bacterium genome encodes:
- a CDS encoding UBP-type zinc finger domain-containing protein: MDEACAHLKQIHDVKHPKARQCDECVAIGARWVHLRTCQQCGTTLCCDSSPNKHASKHARTVHHPVVASAEPGERWLYCYPDESYVEY; the protein is encoded by the coding sequence ATGGACGAGGCGTGCGCCCATCTGAAGCAGATCCATGACGTGAAGCACCCGAAAGCGCGCCAATGCGACGAATGCGTGGCGATCGGCGCGCGATGGGTGCACCTGCGCACCTGCCAGCAGTGCGGGACCACCCTCTGCTGCGACTCCTCGCCGAACAAGCACGCGAGCAAGCACGCGCGGACGGTGCACCATCCCGTCGTGGCGTCGGCGGAGCCTGGAGAGCGGTGGCTCTACTGCTACCCCGACGAGTCCTACGTGGAGTACTGA
- a CDS encoding GNAT family N-acetyltransferase → MHPPTVVLETPRLALRRFTLEDAPFVFEMVNDPDWLRHIGDRGVRTLDDARAYIRDRTLAQYDRVGFGMYVVTLRHGGEVVGSCGLIRRDSLADVDIGFAFLARHRGRGYATEAAAAVLDYGVRSQGLTRIVAIVSPENRRSIRILERIGMRFERMIRLPGEPEEIPLYAYEASSHAA, encoded by the coding sequence GTGCATCCCCCGACCGTCGTCCTCGAAACGCCTCGTCTTGCGCTCCGCCGTTTCACGCTCGAGGACGCCCCCTTCGTCTTCGAGATGGTGAACGACCCCGACTGGCTCCGCCACATCGGCGACCGTGGCGTCCGGACCCTCGACGACGCGCGCGCCTACATTCGCGACCGCACCCTCGCCCAGTACGACCGCGTGGGGTTCGGCATGTACGTCGTCACGCTGCGGCACGGCGGAGAGGTCGTGGGATCCTGCGGCCTCATCCGGCGGGACTCGCTGGCCGACGTGGATATCGGATTTGCCTTCCTGGCGCGCCATCGCGGACGGGGCTACGCGACCGAAGCGGCCGCGGCCGTGCTCGACTACGGGGTGCGATCGCAGGGTCTCACGCGGATCGTCGCGATCGTCTCCCCCGAGAACCGCCGCTCCATCCGGATCCTCGAGCGGATCGGAATGCGCTTCGAGCGGATGATCCGCCTTCCCGGCGAGCCGGAGGAGATCCCGCTCTACGCGTACGAAGCGTCAAGCCATGCGGCCTGA
- a CDS encoding DUF5996 family protein yields MTRTATEWPALPLDRWRDTYATLHLWTQIAGKICLALTPRMNHFWNIALQVTPRGLATPTMTAGERTFTITFDLVAHQLLVEVSDGTVRTIPLEPRSVAAFYRQLMDTLHGLGIDVRIWTMPVEIPEPIRFTEDETHHAYDPACANAFLRALLSIKPVFQSFRCDFVGKCSPVHFFWGSFDLAVTRFSGRRAPERPGADAMTRESYSHEVISHGFWPGSGAVQEAAFYAYAVPAPAGFDAAAVEPASASYNQELGEFILPYEAVRRSADPVASLTAFLNTTYEAGAKLSGWDRDELERR; encoded by the coding sequence ATGACGCGCACGGCAACCGAATGGCCCGCCCTGCCGCTGGACCGCTGGCGCGACACCTACGCCACGCTTCACCTGTGGACCCAGATCGCGGGAAAGATCTGCCTCGCGCTCACGCCGCGGATGAACCACTTCTGGAACATCGCGCTCCAGGTCACCCCGCGGGGCCTGGCCACGCCGACGATGACCGCGGGGGAACGGACCTTCACGATCACCTTCGACCTCGTGGCGCATCAGCTCCTGGTCGAGGTCTCGGACGGAACCGTGCGGACGATCCCGCTCGAGCCCCGCTCCGTGGCCGCGTTCTACCGCCAGCTGATGGACACCCTCCACGGACTGGGGATCGACGTCCGGATCTGGACGATGCCGGTCGAGATCCCGGAGCCGATCCGCTTCACCGAAGACGAGACCCATCACGCCTATGATCCCGCCTGCGCGAACGCGTTCCTCCGCGCGCTTCTCTCCATCAAGCCGGTGTTCCAGAGCTTCCGCTGCGATTTCGTGGGGAAGTGCAGCCCCGTGCATTTTTTCTGGGGGAGCTTCGACCTCGCGGTGACGCGCTTCTCCGGCCGCCGCGCGCCGGAGCGTCCCGGCGCCGACGCGATGACGCGCGAGTCGTATTCCCACGAGGTGATCAGCCACGGCTTCTGGCCGGGGAGCGGAGCGGTGCAGGAGGCGGCGTTCTATGCCTATGCGGTGCCGGCACCGGCGGGCTTCGACGCGGCGGCGGTGGAGCCCGCGTCCGCGTCCTACAACCAGGAGCTCGGCGAGTTCATCCTGCCCTACGAAGCGGTTCGCCGCTCGGCGGACCCGGTCGCGTCGCTCACGGCATTCCTGAACACCACCTACGAGGCCGGCGCCAAGCTCTCCGGCTGGGATCGCGACGAGCTGGAACGGAGGTAG